A stretch of the Tardiphaga sp. 709 genome encodes the following:
- a CDS encoding acyltransferase, with protein MQSNAPAAPLDTNRNNQLDGLRGYAALVVVVFHTILGIDPTQISRILYESILKIDDTYGRATKIVLKLFNGETAVVIFFVLSGAVLFNSLRNNTERFAPMSLKFLVRRFLRIYPALFVCLVACAVVFPPAGIPVSFDRFLLNATLYEITINGATWTLNVEFIAAIFLLLAYAGFRLGGEWGLFAISLALVVIFKAAWLKPYMMYFKQFWVCFALGALIPTRAGAWIARCLPSWGWLVALLIVIIFRSTLQHVAAAALVTALYYGKGGSFGVFLERPVSVFLGRISYSFYLFNVVFLEVICHYLRSQPWAVARPIEVGLATSLVIILLTIPVAWLSVKLIEEPSIRLGRRLTSTRPDRHAPLH; from the coding sequence ATGCAATCGAATGCGCCTGCAGCTCCATTGGACACCAACCGGAACAACCAGTTGGACGGCCTTAGAGGATACGCAGCTCTCGTCGTCGTCGTGTTCCATACCATTCTGGGCATCGACCCGACCCAGATTTCCCGCATTCTCTATGAGAGCATTCTAAAGATCGATGACACCTACGGGCGTGCGACAAAGATCGTACTCAAGCTATTCAACGGCGAGACAGCAGTCGTTATTTTCTTTGTTCTCAGCGGAGCCGTTCTCTTCAACAGCTTGCGGAACAATACTGAACGCTTCGCACCGATGTCGCTTAAGTTTTTGGTGCGCCGTTTCCTGCGTATTTATCCCGCGCTGTTCGTCTGCCTTGTCGCTTGTGCAGTCGTGTTTCCCCCCGCAGGCATTCCTGTCTCATTCGACAGGTTTCTCCTGAATGCTACGCTCTACGAAATAACGATCAACGGTGCGACCTGGACGTTGAACGTCGAGTTCATTGCAGCGATCTTTCTTCTGCTCGCTTATGCCGGGTTCCGGCTGGGCGGCGAATGGGGCCTGTTTGCCATATCGCTCGCCCTTGTTGTGATCTTCAAGGCCGCCTGGCTGAAACCCTACATGATGTACTTCAAGCAATTCTGGGTCTGCTTCGCACTCGGCGCGCTGATCCCAACACGAGCTGGCGCCTGGATCGCGCGTTGCCTGCCGTCGTGGGGCTGGCTCGTGGCTCTTCTGATTGTGATCATCTTCAGATCGACCCTTCAGCACGTCGCTGCGGCAGCGCTGGTGACCGCACTCTATTACGGCAAGGGCGGCTCATTTGGCGTTTTCCTTGAAAGACCCGTATCCGTCTTTCTCGGACGAATCAGCTACAGTTTCTATCTCTTCAACGTCGTCTTTCTCGAAGTCATCTGCCACTATCTGCGCAGCCAGCCATGGGCAGTAGCTCGCCCGATTGAGGTCGGACTAGCGACTTCTCTTGTTATCATCCTGCTGACGATCCCGGTCGCCTGGCTGTCGGTCAAGCTGATTGAGGAACCCTCGATCCGCCTTGGCCGCCGCCTGACGTCTACCCGACCGGATCGCCACGCCCCCCTGCATTGA
- a CDS encoding NAD-dependent epimerase/dehydratase family protein, which produces MRSIVLGATGVVGGYIVEQLLQAGQMPFALSRSPPAQDARNVCWFRGDLTDLSALALPDFSTIYCTAHAGSLAAGLPHLVGPSVQRLVLFTSSSVVTKLNSDVAYEREGLQRLAAGEAATIAFCEERGIAWTVLRPTIIYDEGRDANISRLARLIAKFGVLPLAGWGAGLRQPVHAQDLAVGALQAAASRAAWNNTYALPGGDTISYREMVGRIFDGLGKPRRIVPVPVALWRVAFFLLQRWLPNANASMGTRMSKDMTFDARPAREDFGWNPRGFRPRFDNL; this is translated from the coding sequence ATGCGAAGCATTGTGCTAGGCGCCACCGGCGTCGTCGGGGGATACATTGTCGAACAACTGCTGCAGGCCGGGCAAATGCCGTTTGCATTGTCGCGTTCGCCGCCGGCGCAAGATGCCCGCAACGTGTGCTGGTTTCGCGGCGATCTAACCGACCTTTCGGCACTGGCTCTCCCTGATTTTTCCACAATATACTGTACCGCCCATGCGGGCTCGCTCGCCGCCGGGCTCCCTCATCTGGTAGGTCCGAGCGTTCAGCGCCTCGTGCTTTTCACATCCTCCAGCGTCGTTACCAAGCTTAATTCCGATGTGGCATACGAGCGTGAGGGACTTCAACGGCTGGCTGCAGGAGAGGCGGCGACGATTGCGTTTTGCGAAGAGCGAGGCATCGCATGGACGGTTTTACGCCCGACCATCATCTACGATGAAGGACGCGATGCGAATATTTCGCGACTTGCCCGGTTGATAGCGAAGTTCGGTGTACTGCCCTTGGCGGGGTGGGGAGCAGGACTACGGCAACCGGTGCACGCGCAGGACCTGGCCGTTGGTGCGCTTCAAGCCGCAGCCAGTCGGGCGGCTTGGAACAACACCTATGCGCTGCCGGGGGGAGATACGATCAGCTACCGCGAAATGGTGGGCCGGATCTTTGACGGACTTGGGAAGCCGCGACGGATCGTTCCGGTGCCGGTGGCGCTTTGGCGGGTGGCTTTCTTCTTGCTGCAGCGCTGGCTCCCGAATGCGAACGCCTCCATGGGAACCCGGATGTCGAAAGACATGACTTTTGACGCTAGGCCCGCGCGTGAGGATTTCGGTTGGAATCCACGCGGTTTTCGTCCGCGCTTCGATAACCTGTAG
- a CDS encoding ABC transporter ATP-binding protein codes for MRIAGSTSANETLLALDNVSVSFPIYHGGSRSLKKSLLFRGSGGQLASDANQRISVEALRNVTLNIEAGDRVALIGSNGAGKTTLLRVMAGIYEPVAGIVRTQGRISPMFDISLGIDGEVSGYDNIRLRGLILGLTAQQVEERIAEIVEFTELGDYLDIPVRTYSSGMMTRLTFAVATCFAPEILLMDEWIVAGDAGFLAKAQHRIESFVESANVLVLASHSPEICKRWCNKAIWMDKGQVRAIGPVDDMIEAYTFDKEIV; via the coding sequence ATGCGTATCGCCGGAAGCACATCCGCAAATGAGACGTTGCTCGCGCTCGACAACGTCAGTGTTTCATTTCCGATCTATCATGGCGGTTCTCGCTCATTGAAAAAAAGCCTACTGTTTCGCGGCTCTGGCGGACAGCTCGCCAGCGACGCCAATCAGCGGATCTCGGTCGAAGCGCTGCGGAATGTGACGCTCAACATCGAGGCCGGCGACCGCGTGGCACTAATTGGTTCCAACGGCGCAGGAAAGACAACTCTGCTGCGTGTGATGGCCGGCATCTATGAGCCTGTTGCGGGCATCGTACGGACCCAGGGACGCATCTCTCCGATGTTTGACATCAGCCTCGGAATCGACGGCGAGGTCAGCGGCTATGATAATATCAGGTTACGAGGACTCATCCTCGGCCTGACGGCTCAGCAGGTTGAAGAGCGGATCGCCGAGATCGTGGAGTTTACGGAACTCGGCGACTATCTGGATATTCCGGTCAGGACCTACTCATCGGGCATGATGACGCGTCTGACATTCGCCGTTGCCACCTGCTTCGCGCCCGAAATCCTGCTGATGGACGAATGGATCGTCGCCGGCGATGCGGGATTTCTTGCAAAGGCTCAACACCGTATCGAATCCTTTGTCGAAAGCGCCAACGTGCTTGTGCTGGCATCCCACAGCCCGGAGATTTGCAAACGCTGGTGCAACAAGGCGATCTGGATGGACAAAGGACAAGTTAGAGCGATCGGCCCGGTCGACGATATGATCGAGGCCTATACGTTCGACAAGGAAATTGTCTGA
- a CDS encoding ABC transporter permease, translating to MWRLWVRLGWNDILQRYRRSLLGPFWLTASMAIMVVALGVVYAELFKSPIDEFLPFLCVGLLVWTFLSSFLTEGGTLFTGAESYIKQIRLPYTVYVYRSTWSKFVIFAHNFVIYFGVLLYFQIWPGPVMLLAIPGLFFIVLNGALATMFIGMLSARFRDIPQLINSMVQIVFFITPIFWKPELLKNKAFVADLNPFFHLIEIVRAPLLGTAPSMKNYVAVLLITAINLTVAGAFFTRFRSRISYWV from the coding sequence ATGTGGCGGCTTTGGGTGCGGCTCGGGTGGAACGATATCCTCCAGCGCTATCGCCGATCGCTGTTGGGACCGTTCTGGCTGACGGCCAGCATGGCCATCATGGTGGTCGCGCTCGGCGTCGTCTATGCCGAGCTCTTCAAATCGCCGATCGACGAATTTCTTCCGTTCCTCTGCGTGGGACTTCTGGTCTGGACGTTCCTGTCCAGCTTTCTGACCGAGGGCGGCACCCTGTTCACGGGCGCCGAGTCCTACATCAAGCAGATCCGGCTGCCCTACACGGTCTATGTCTATCGATCGACCTGGAGCAAGTTCGTCATCTTCGCTCACAACTTCGTCATCTACTTCGGCGTGCTACTGTACTTTCAGATCTGGCCCGGGCCCGTGATGTTGCTGGCGATCCCGGGACTGTTCTTCATCGTGCTCAACGGCGCGCTCGCCACCATGTTTATCGGAATGCTGTCGGCGCGCTTCCGTGACATTCCGCAGCTCATCAATTCGATGGTTCAGATTGTCTTTTTCATCACCCCGATTTTCTGGAAGCCGGAGCTACTGAAGAACAAGGCCTTCGTTGCCGACCTGAATCCGTTTTTCCATCTCATCGAGATCGTTCGCGCGCCGCTGCTTGGCACCGCACCATCCATGAAAAACTACGTCGCCGTTCTACTGATCACGGCGATCAATCTGACTGTTGCGGGTGCGTTCTTCACACGCTTCCGTTCACGTATTTCCTACTGGGTCTGA
- a CDS encoding glycosyltransferase, producing MKVLHSYKIYRPDVDGGIPFVIAELCKFPHDKVDNAILVARRKGLSREYENDGVPVEAVTSLGTFFSTPLAPTFPLRLLQRGKSCDVVVHHAPFPLSDLAVAHLPASTALIVYWHADIVGFSLLSKLVTPAIMATLRRADKIVVSHESTAQSSPILASFREKWVVVPYGADVDAWSSCTAEEQARAQELRQRYPRMILGIGRLVPYKGFKHLIAALSDLDAQLVLIGEGELRSELEQMALRLGVADRVTFAGRIPTSEVKAHLYAARVFAFPSVTPAEAFGIVQLEAMAAGLPIVNTALPTAVPHVARDGQEAITVPVDDVADLTSALERILDDPSLAKRLGDAGRKRAHEEYGRERFLSRMKNVYEDAVRQRRSGR from the coding sequence ATGAAAGTCCTTCACAGCTACAAGATCTATCGACCCGACGTGGATGGCGGCATCCCATTCGTGATCGCCGAGCTGTGCAAGTTTCCACACGATAAGGTTGACAACGCTATCCTCGTCGCTCGCCGCAAGGGCTTGTCACGCGAATACGAGAATGATGGCGTGCCGGTGGAAGCCGTGACGTCTCTCGGAACGTTTTTCTCGACGCCATTGGCTCCAACATTTCCACTTCGACTGCTGCAGCGCGGGAAGTCCTGCGACGTTGTCGTCCATCATGCTCCCTTCCCGCTCTCGGACCTGGCAGTTGCCCATCTGCCCGCAAGCACGGCGCTGATCGTCTACTGGCACGCCGACATCGTCGGCTTTTCGCTGCTCAGCAAGCTGGTCACGCCGGCGATCATGGCGACGCTGCGCCGGGCCGATAAAATCGTCGTCAGCCATGAATCGACGGCGCAAAGCTCACCGATCTTGGCAAGCTTCCGCGAGAAATGGGTCGTCGTTCCCTACGGCGCCGACGTTGACGCCTGGAGCAGTTGCACGGCTGAAGAGCAGGCCCGCGCGCAGGAGCTGAGGCAACGGTATCCTCGGATGATCCTCGGAATCGGCCGCCTTGTCCCCTATAAGGGATTTAAGCATCTGATTGCAGCGCTTAGCGACCTTGATGCGCAGCTTGTACTCATCGGCGAAGGCGAACTGCGCAGCGAACTCGAACAGATGGCACTGAGACTGGGAGTTGCGGATCGTGTGACATTCGCCGGCCGGATACCAACCAGCGAGGTTAAGGCCCATCTGTATGCCGCACGCGTCTTCGCGTTCCCCTCGGTGACACCCGCTGAAGCGTTTGGTATTGTCCAACTTGAAGCGATGGCGGCCGGATTGCCCATCGTGAATACTGCACTCCCCACCGCCGTTCCGCACGTCGCCAGGGATGGTCAGGAAGCCATCACCGTGCCGGTCGATGACGTTGCAGACCTGACGTCGGCGCTTGAACGTATCCTTGACGATCCCTCGCTGGCCAAGCGTCTTGGCGATGCCGGTCGCAAGCGGGCACACGAAGAATATGGCCGGGAGCGGTTTCTCTCCCGCATGAAAAACGTCTACGAAGATGCAGTTCGCCAGCGTCGCTCGGGGCGATGA
- the gmd gene encoding GDP-mannose 4,6-dehydratase, with amino-acid sequence MSSKTALITGITGQDGAYLAELLLAKGYAVHGIKRRASLFNTDRIDHLYLDPHEQNFDLTLHYGDLTDSSALVRIVAEVQPDEIYNLAAQSHVAVSFEEPEYTANSDALGALRMLEAIRIVKREKTTRFYQASTSELYGLVQEIPQKETTPFYPRSPYAIAKLYAYWTTVNYREAYGIYACNGILFNHESPLRGETFVTRKITRALARIHLGHQERLYLGNLDAKRDWGHARDYVEMQWLMLQQETAEDFVIATGVQHSVRDFVDLAAAAIDLKIRWEGTGVDEKGYDAASGKCIVAVDPRYFRPTEVATLLGDASKAKQKLGWHPKTTFEELVTEMMTEDLKLAKRDELIKTHGFRYFTRRE; translated from the coding sequence ATGTCTTCTAAAACCGCATTGATTACCGGTATCACCGGCCAGGATGGCGCCTATCTGGCGGAACTCCTGCTGGCCAAGGGCTATGCGGTGCACGGCATCAAGCGGCGAGCCTCGCTCTTCAATACTGATCGGATCGACCATCTCTATCTCGACCCGCACGAGCAGAATTTCGACCTCACGTTGCATTATGGCGATCTGACGGATTCCTCTGCATTGGTCCGGATTGTTGCCGAGGTGCAGCCTGACGAGATTTACAATCTCGCGGCCCAGAGCCACGTGGCCGTGTCGTTCGAGGAGCCGGAATACACCGCCAATTCGGATGCGCTCGGCGCGCTCCGCATGCTCGAAGCTATCAGGATAGTGAAGCGTGAGAAGACCACCCGCTTCTACCAGGCATCGACATCGGAACTCTATGGCCTGGTACAGGAAATTCCTCAGAAGGAGACCACCCCCTTCTATCCGCGATCGCCCTATGCAATCGCAAAACTGTATGCCTACTGGACCACGGTCAATTACCGCGAGGCCTACGGGATCTATGCCTGCAACGGCATCCTGTTCAATCACGAGTCCCCTCTGCGCGGCGAAACGTTCGTCACGCGCAAGATCACGCGCGCACTCGCGCGCATCCACCTGGGTCACCAGGAGCGGCTGTATCTCGGCAATCTCGACGCCAAGCGCGACTGGGGACACGCCCGCGACTACGTCGAAATGCAGTGGCTGATGCTACAACAGGAGACCGCGGAAGATTTCGTGATCGCGACCGGTGTCCAGCATTCGGTGCGTGATTTCGTCGACCTTGCGGCCGCCGCGATCGATCTCAAGATCCGGTGGGAAGGCACCGGCGTCGATGAAAAGGGCTACGATGCCGCATCCGGGAAATGCATCGTTGCCGTCGACCCACGGTACTTCCGTCCCACCGAAGTTGCGACCCTGCTAGGTGACGCCTCGAAGGCCAAGCAGAAGCTCGGTTGGCATCCGAAGACCACCTTCGAAGAACTCGTGACCGAGATGATGACGGAAGATCTCAAGCTCGCAAAGCGTGACGAGCTGATCAAGACCCACGGCTTCCGCTACTTCACGCGCCGGGAATGA